In Acipenser ruthenus chromosome 15, fAciRut3.2 maternal haplotype, whole genome shotgun sequence, a genomic segment contains:
- the LOC117418867 gene encoding uncharacterized protein LOC117418867 — protein sequence MSVREGPASSQSCGQSKGTVGLKRKLTGPPRLLLGKAKAKRQLEKRTEAQAKRVKGRENSNGNRTSSHENHHVLQAKDEMPWEDSENSKLQEDADMDTDTRVKRSSWVDEGEHTLGSSGVQSTETELERDEHLEVKMRNKSKQLRGGQEHSIQPSLLCLRKKRSKLEKTASIEDDKQNSDKTFSHAELVSPAGTSTEQLPKVKGKFPSGMWTSFKKLVSLQSKSQKSKEGRLNYCFGHEETEATCKKKYSITAFFKHKTKQTSDSFHEDTCKDKRQQTALDKSGNDTKGVRSNRNVEGIHNSPDDVYGSRNKDGGNALPSELLTVNVEVSELNTKGIKGDAHSEKTVEGMCEDSKMIQAAAQNMLVGCKAGDEEVSCGSLEAGTSSGFSKTETTTVEEDKPNKEADTVSPENHCMDSNFSKYDPSFNPDVDSHKSLMFQVNTRVTDCNDLSHINISSSRLETIGNGAEPEPGYAPEPDSNKTKESLMNETMPVNDTLVFHKVENSVSDCLVNSSVGVPTDIEKPGEKADHCLLSPKSTHLEENCVLPECVSEEHVDLQSDEFRLMQTACSLVQAAMRAALDQVTEDLEDTPVNC from the coding sequence ATGTCTGTGCGGGAAGGCCCTGCATCATCACAGTCGTGTGGACAGAGCAAGGGGACTGTGGGTCTCAAACGGAAGCTGACTGGTCCTCCCAGACTGCTTCTTGGAAAAGCCAAGGCCAAGAGGCAACTCGAGAAGAGGACTGAAGCTCAAGCCAAGAGAGTCAAAGGGAGGGAGAACAGCAATGGGAACCGGACAAGCAGCCATGAGAACCACCACGTGTTACAAGCAAAGGATGAAATGCCTTGGGAAGATTCAGAAAACTCAAAACTCCAAGAAGATGCAGACATGGACACAGACACCAGGGTGAAAAGAAGCTCTTGGGTCGATGAGGGAGAGCATACATTAGGGAGCAGCGGAGTTCAGTCAACAGAAACAGAATTGGAAAGGGATGAGCATTTAGAAGTCAAGATGagaaataaaagtaaacagttGAGAGGTGGACAGGAACATTCCATCCAACCTTCCCTACTCTgtctaagaaaaaaaagaagtaaactGGAAAAAACAGCATCGATTGAAGATGACAAGCAAAACTCTGATAAGACTTTCAGCCATGCAGAGTTGGTAAGTCCTGCTGGTACCAGTACTGAGCAACTACCCAAGGTGAAAGGAAAATTCCCAAGTGGAATGTGGACCTCATTCAAGAAGCTTGTGTCCCTACAAAGTAAATCACAGAAGTCCAAAGAAGGACGGTTAAACTATTGCTTTGgtcatgaagagacagaagcaACCTGCAAGAAAAAATACTCCATTACAGCTTTTTTCAAACACAAGACCAAGCAAACATCTGATTCTTTCCATGAAGACACTTGCAAGGATAAGAGACAGCAGACTGCATTAGACAAGTCTGGAAATGACACCAAGGGGGTGCGATCAAACAGAAATGTGGAGGGAATCCATAACAGTCCAGATGATGTCTATGGAAGTCGTAATAAAGATGGTGGCAATGCATTGCCCTCCGAGCTCTTAACAGTGAATGTTGAAGTGAGTGAACTAAACACCAAAGGGATAAAAGGTGATGCTCATTCAGAAAAGACTGTTGAGGGGATGTGTGAAGACAGCAAGATGATCCAAGCTGCAGCTCAGAATATGCTTGTAGGATGCAAAGCAGGTGATGAAGAGGTTTCCTGTGGTTCACTGGAAGCTGGGACATCATCAGGTttttcaaaaacagaaacaacCACTGTAGAAGAAGACAAACCTAATAAAGAAGCTGACACGGTGTCACCAGAGAATCATTGCATGGATTCAAACTTTTCAAAATATGATCCCTCATTTAATCCTGATGTGGATTCTCACAAATCACTTATGTTTCAGGTGAACACAAGAGTTACTGATTGTAATGACTTAAGTCACATAAATATAAGCAGCAGCAGGTTGGAAACAATTGGAAACGGAGCAGAACCTGAGCCAGGTTATGCCCCTGAACCAGATAGCAACAAGACAAAAGAATCTTTAATGAACGAAACAATGCCCGTCAATGACACACTTGTGTTCCACAAAGTAGAAAACAGTGTCTCAGATTGTTTGGTTAATTCTAGTGTTGGAGTACCAACTGATATTGAGAAACCAGGTGAGAAGGCTGACCACTGCTTACTGTCTCCAAAGAGTACACACCTGGAAGAAAATTGTGTCCTTCCAGAGTGTGTTTCAGAAGAGCATGTAGATTTACAGTCTGATGAGTTCCGGTTAATGCAAACTGCTTGCTCACTGGTGCAGGCAGCAATGCGGGCAGCCCTAGATCAAGTAACAGAGGACCTTGAAGACACTCCTGTGAACTGTTAA